In Campylobacter massiliensis, the DNA window CGTTTATCACGCCGTCGCCGTTAGTGTACTGCTCCAGGCTGCCGCGTTTGGTCTGTATACAGATAAACTTCATCCCCTGCGCCCCCGCCTTGAAGCATCTCTTGCCTGCCGGATCGATGCGGATCGCGTCGCCCTCTTTGACTGCCCTCTCCTCGCCGTCAATGAAAAGCGTACCGCCGCCTTTTAGCACCAAATAAAGCTCCTCGTTTTGCTTGTGCGAATGTACGAACGGCACGCTCACGTTTGCAGGAAGCTCGTTGATAGAGAGCTCGCAGCCGCTTAAGCCTAGGGCTTCTTTTAGCTCGACTCTCGGCTCATTTTTCGTTGAAACGATCTTGTAGTTTGACATCTTTTTCTCCTTAGAATTTTTTTG includes these proteins:
- a CDS encoding cupin domain-containing protein, with amino-acid sequence MSNYKIVSTKNEPRVELKEALGLSGCELSINELPANVSVPFVHSHKQNEELYLVLKGGGTLFIDGEERAVKEGDAIRIDPAGKRCFKAGAQGMKFICIQTKRGSLEQYTNGDGVINDDVKPSWL